A stretch of the Candidatus Bandiella numerosa genome encodes the following:
- the recF gene encoding DNA replication/repair protein RecF (All proteins in this family for which functions are known are DNA-binding proteins that assist the filamentation of RecA onto DNA for the initiation of recombination or recombinational repair.), whose amino-acid sequence MRKDLSSYISRLELHNFRNHQNLEIKLDGKFILILGENGSGKTNILEAISLLNASKGIRNSKNSDIITNFNKQNAQWAVKVNYSNQNLDYNLLVGCKFNHTNSNGKKLIRVNDNELTKKTDISNLLKIVWLTPQMENLFLESPGIRRKFLDRMTYNFFSNHAEYLLKYEHFAQSRTKILCDIDWDNKWLEQIEMNIAELSLKIIDNRIECIKIINSFLESLTTSYLKPTITTYGEIEEQLKKENPTKVYEYILDNLRKKRNIDSKSKRCSIGSHKSDLLVSDRDKCRVATLCSTGEQKSMIISMMLGQSYAIYDKSKIAPILLLDEVFAHLDDRRKENLIFELEKAPSQIWISSTNIALNKMIKTTYTKFIL is encoded by the coding sequence ATGAGAAAAGATTTATCATCATATATTTCTCGATTAGAATTACACAACTTTAGAAATCATCAAAATTTAGAGATAAAGTTAGACGGGAAATTTATTTTAATTTTAGGAGAAAATGGCAGTGGAAAAACTAATATTCTGGAAGCTATATCCCTGTTAAATGCTTCAAAGGGTATTCGAAATTCAAAAAATAGTGACATCATAACTAATTTTAATAAGCAAAATGCCCAGTGGGCGGTTAAAGTAAATTATTCTAATCAAAATTTAGACTATAATTTACTAGTGGGATGTAAATTTAACCACACCAATTCAAACGGTAAAAAGTTAATCAGAGTTAACGACAATGAACTGACTAAAAAAACGGATATTTCAAATTTATTAAAAATTGTTTGGTTAACACCACAAATGGAAAATTTATTTTTGGAATCTCCTGGTATTCGAAGGAAATTTTTAGATAGAATGACGTATAATTTTTTCTCAAATCATGCAGAATATCTGTTAAAATATGAACATTTTGCTCAGTCACGCACCAAAATATTATGTGATATTGATTGGGATAATAAATGGCTCGAGCAAATCGAAATGAACATAGCTGAACTAAGCCTTAAAATAATTGATAATAGGATTGAATGCATTAAAATAATTAACTCATTTTTAGAATCTTTAACTACCAGCTATCTCAAACCAACGATAACGACTTATGGTGAAATAGAAGAGCAATTAAAGAAAGAAAATCCCACTAAAGTCTATGAATATATTTTAGATAATTTGCGAAAAAAAAGGAATATTGACTCAAAATCAAAAAGGTGCAGTATTGGTTCACATAAAAGCGACCTACTAGTGTCAGATAGAGATAAGTGCAGAGTGGCTACTTTATGTTCCACTGGTGAGCAGAAATCTATGATTATATCGATGATGCTTGGTCAATCATATGCTATTTATGATAAAAGCAAAATAGCTCCAATATTACTTTTGGATGAAGTATTTGCACACTTAGATGATAGGAGAAAAGAAAATTTGATTTTTGAATTAGAAAAAGCACCATCTCAAATATGGATAAGTAGTACAAATATTGCCCTAAATAAAATGATAAAAACAACATATACTAAATTTATTCTTTAG
- the rsmH gene encoding 16S rRNA (cytosine(1402)-N(4))-methyltransferase RsmH, protein MEKLDHIPVLLNEVIEVLNPTNDKIYVDATFGAGGYTKAILEKASCKVIGIDCDQSTEVYANNFKSTFEDRFNFINKNFQKIDIILNELNISKIDGIIFDLGVSSMQLDNRERGFSFSGDGPLDMRMDSSLPTSATHLINSLYEEELANLIYELGGERKSRIIAKNIVKFRQKEKIKSTSELVEAIGIKRYSDKLHFATKTFQAIRIAVNNELENIELALNKLPPLLAPGGIICVVSFHSLEDRIVKKFFTDLSAKENFEKINKKVITPLYKEIRNNPRARSAKLRALRKIV, encoded by the coding sequence ATGGAAAAACTTGATCATATACCAGTGCTATTAAATGAGGTTATTGAGGTATTAAACCCAACAAATGACAAAATATATGTTGATGCAACCTTTGGAGCTGGTGGCTATACTAAAGCAATATTAGAAAAAGCCAGTTGCAAGGTTATAGGTATAGATTGCGACCAAAGCACTGAAGTATATGCTAATAATTTCAAAAGCACCTTCGAAGATAGATTCAATTTTATAAATAAAAATTTTCAAAAAATTGATATAATTTTAAATGAGCTAAATATTAGCAAAATTGATGGAATTATTTTTGACCTAGGAGTTTCATCAATGCAATTAGACAACAGAGAGAGAGGATTTTCCTTTAGTGGTGATGGACCTTTAGATATGAGAATGGATAGTTCATTACCAACATCTGCAACACACTTAATTAATTCGTTATATGAAGAAGAGCTAGCCAATTTAATATATGAACTTGGAGGTGAGAGAAAATCACGCATAATTGCCAAGAATATTGTAAAATTTAGGCAAAAAGAAAAAATAAAATCCACCTCTGAATTAGTAGAAGCAATTGGAATAAAGAGGTATAGTGACAAACTTCACTTTGCAACAAAAACTTTTCAAGCAATTAGAATTGCAGTCAATAATGAATTAGAAAACATTGAATTAGCTTTGAACAAATTACCACCTTTGCTAGCGCCAGGAGGTATAATATGCGTTGTTTCATTTCATTCATTGGAAGATAGGATAGTCAAAAAATTTTTTACAGATTTATCTGCTAAAGAAAATTTTGAAAAAATAAATAAAAAAGTTATAACTCCTCTTTATAAAGAAATAAGAAACAATCCACGAGCAAGGTCAGCTAAATTAAGAGCTTTAAGGAAAATAGTATGA
- a CDS encoding MFS transporter — protein MATKLTRTQKEAVFLLSIGTLLEYFDLMLYVHLSTIINDLFFPKTDPMMAKLLAVTAFCMTFALRPIGGYVIGRIGDAIGRKHTVLITTFLMAGTCLTMGLFPTYEEVGIWATVVILLCRILQGFSSLGEIMGAYVYLCETLKSPSKYMASGTIDAASRAGGLFALGVASLVLSSSYSWRLAFLIGAAIGVIGLVARRRLRETPEFISYQTRMKVQKQLDAKYSINEKINKKALVCLFFHMIPKSIGFYIAFIYLGDFMKSNLGLTPEQVINHNLKFTIFLVILCGFFTYLYKFIHPIKVMMVSAFMCMSSLLFIPYCLENIHILGGENVIFALQVGVDLMTYMPMLIWFGHFPVSKRFTTVATTFGCASATGFAISSYGLIPLTAWFGYYGIWVLCTPVVIGFIWALSYLKKLEKARGAYDSYPDEPRMKDTALEEGDFKYELDGEYEQFSNKCEYSTELLNKLEALSKEQDIKLNMKVIEKAITFTKKWHSGQMRKTGEHPFYWHPLRVAEMVATHYCKTDVIVASLLHDAIEDSECTMEIIEKEFNHRIAEIVDRLTNKRFEDGVWIKLTLEQTLEKLSNLGDKEAMFIKQMDRYHNLETIEGLSSEKQMKMAEETNNHFIKWIAVIGDKLGIIEKVGLENKMYELDKKILKDNKEN, from the coding sequence ATGGCTACAAAACTCACAAGAACGCAAAAAGAGGCGGTTTTTTTACTTTCGATAGGCACATTATTAGAATACTTCGATTTAATGCTATATGTGCATTTGTCAACGATTATAAACGACTTATTCTTTCCAAAGACAGACCCAATGATGGCTAAATTACTTGCTGTCACTGCTTTTTGCATGACATTTGCTTTAAGACCCATTGGAGGTTATGTTATAGGAAGAATTGGAGATGCCATAGGCAGGAAACATACAGTATTAATCACAACATTTTTGATGGCAGGAACATGTTTAACAATGGGTTTGTTTCCAACTTATGAAGAAGTTGGGATATGGGCAACAGTTGTGATACTTTTATGCAGAATATTGCAAGGGTTTTCATCTTTAGGTGAGATAATGGGGGCTTATGTATATTTATGTGAAACTCTAAAATCACCATCTAAATATATGGCAAGTGGAACAATAGATGCAGCATCAAGAGCTGGAGGATTGTTTGCCTTAGGTGTGGCATCACTTGTGTTGTCCTCCAGTTATAGCTGGAGATTAGCTTTTTTGATAGGAGCAGCAATTGGAGTAATAGGTTTAGTGGCAAGAAGAAGACTAAGAGAAACACCAGAATTTATAAGTTATCAAACTAGGATGAAGGTGCAAAAACAGCTGGACGCAAAATACAGTATAAATGAAAAGATAAATAAAAAAGCTTTGGTATGCTTATTTTTTCATATGATACCGAAATCCATCGGGTTTTATATAGCATTCATATATTTAGGTGATTTTATGAAGAGCAATTTAGGTTTAACTCCAGAACAAGTTATCAATCACAATTTAAAATTTACAATTTTTTTGGTTATTTTATGTGGTTTTTTTACATATTTATATAAATTTATTCATCCAATCAAAGTAATGATGGTATCTGCTTTTATGTGTATGTCTAGTTTATTATTTATTCCATACTGCCTTGAAAATATCCATATTCTAGGAGGTGAAAATGTAATATTTGCTTTGCAGGTAGGAGTGGACTTAATGACATATATGCCAATGTTAATATGGTTTGGACATTTTCCTGTATCTAAGAGGTTTACAACAGTTGCAACCACTTTTGGATGTGCAAGTGCTACTGGATTTGCAATCTCATCTTACGGACTAATTCCGCTTACTGCATGGTTTGGCTATTATGGAATTTGGGTATTGTGCACACCTGTTGTCATTGGCTTTATCTGGGCATTAAGTTATTTGAAGAAGCTAGAGAAGGCAAGAGGTGCTTACGATAGCTATCCAGATGAACCAAGAATGAAAGACACAGCTTTAGAGGAAGGAGATTTTAAATATGAGCTAGATGGCGAATATGAACAATTTAGCAATAAATGCGAATATAGTACAGAATTGCTGAATAAACTGGAGGCGCTAAGTAAAGAGCAAGATATAAAGCTAAACATGAAGGTGATAGAAAAGGCAATCACCTTTACTAAAAAGTGGCATTCTGGGCAGATGCGAAAAACAGGGGAGCATCCATTTTATTGGCATCCTCTTAGAGTTGCTGAAATGGTAGCTACACATTATTGCAAAACGGATGTGATAGTGGCATCGTTACTCCATGATGCGATTGAAGATTCAGAATGCACAATGGAGATTATAGAAAAAGAGTTTAACCATAGGATAGCAGAAATAGTGGATAGACTAACCAATAAAAGGTTTGAGGATGGAGTGTGGATTAAATTAACACTGGAGCAAACCTTAGAAAAACTAAGTAATCTAGGAGATAAGGAGGCGATGTTCATTAAACAAATGGACAGATATCATAATTTGGAGACTATAGAGGGATTAAGTTCAGAAAAACAAATGAAGATGGCAGAAGAAACGAATAATCACTTTATCAAATGGATTGCAGTAATAGGAGATAAATTAGGCATCATAGAAAAGGTGGGTCTTGAAAACAAGATGTATGAACTAGATAAGAAGATTTTAAAAGATAATAAAGAAAACTAA
- a CDS encoding porin has product MNKFLITTALVASFATTNAMATPEVSVNGSIDSKFVNNSQKEKFRYDNLDSTTGKKLSNNNIAADAYINFNIKGEVKEGLKYGGLIKLNANTSKSKKEMFDKDDKQSIAEQVMAYLESGYGRVEVGNYTGVTESMKVNAGTFASATGGINGDSQYYWNQYTMQDDANSPTDVKKVKTKTAFLQTANLPTNELGTFGLRGVNAAKINYYTPEFSGFRFGATFTPNTKVHGTASSVTSVVKDKEAAGFKNVFETGLSYTSEIKDVGVKFAVVGEFGKNQENGNADQAKNKKNLRAYEVGTNLSYKGFTVGGSYGDWGKYGASTAANAPEFGKTSYWTAGVGYANGPLSASVTHLQGKKGIAKVGENKKHNTLKNTVIGVDYKVAPGVMPYVEFSSFKMNQASQADKENNNKGHMIMTGVKLNF; this is encoded by the coding sequence ATGAATAAGTTTTTAATAACAACGGCATTAGTTGCATCTTTTGCAACAACCAATGCAATGGCTACTCCTGAAGTATCAGTGAATGGCTCTATTGATTCTAAATTTGTTAATAATAGTCAAAAAGAGAAATTTAGATATGATAATCTTGATTCTACAACAGGTAAGAAGTTATCAAATAATAATATTGCTGCAGACGCTTATATTAACTTTAACATTAAAGGCGAAGTTAAAGAAGGGTTGAAGTATGGTGGTTTGATCAAACTTAATGCGAACACTTCAAAATCTAAAAAAGAAATGTTTGATAAGGATGATAAGCAAAGCATTGCTGAGCAAGTAATGGCATATTTAGAAAGTGGCTATGGTAGAGTTGAAGTGGGTAACTACACTGGCGTTACTGAATCAATGAAAGTGAATGCAGGAACTTTTGCAAGTGCAACAGGTGGTATTAATGGTGATTCTCAATATTATTGGAATCAATATACAATGCAAGATGATGCTAATAGTCCTACTGATGTAAAAAAGGTTAAAACTAAAACAGCGTTTCTACAAACAGCTAACCTTCCAACAAATGAACTAGGTACATTTGGTCTAAGAGGCGTTAATGCTGCTAAGATAAACTACTATACTCCTGAATTTTCTGGATTTAGATTTGGTGCAACCTTCACACCTAATACTAAGGTTCATGGTACTGCTTCAAGTGTAACTAGCGTAGTGAAAGATAAAGAAGCAGCTGGTTTTAAAAATGTATTTGAAACAGGTTTATCATACACAAGTGAAATTAAAGACGTTGGTGTGAAATTTGCAGTAGTTGGCGAATTTGGTAAAAATCAAGAGAATGGTAACGCAGATCAAGCGAAAAATAAGAAAAACCTTAGAGCTTATGAAGTTGGTACAAATCTAAGTTATAAAGGATTCACAGTTGGTGGTTCTTATGGTGACTGGGGTAAATATGGTGCATCTACCGCTGCTAATGCTCCTGAATTTGGTAAAACAAGTTACTGGACAGCAGGTGTTGGTTATGCTAACGGTCCTTTATCTGCAAGTGTAACACACTTACAAGGCAAAAAAGGTATTGCAAAAGTTGGTGAGAATAAAAAACATAACACACTTAAAAATACAGTTATAGGTGTGGATTATAAAGTTGCTCCAGGTGTGATGCCATATGTTGAATTTTCTTCATTCAAGATGAATCAAGCGTCTCAAGCTGATAAAGAAAATAATAACAAAGGTCATATGATTATGACTGGTGTGAAATTAAATTTTTAA
- a CDS encoding ZIP family metal transporter produces the protein MNFSNFSNYISTLQNVLIYLSIPIFTIVLSSIAFKFVALNSHSKSIIQHFSAGVVFAALAVELIPELYSTPFKLQLIIGYVIGTALMLIIQKVFSNNHSHDSKSTTSLLIAVAIDVFIDGLLVGISFAISVAKGLIISIALSLELLFLILSVDATLQKSGKNFLSILIINICFAILVFSGSALGLTFLDASKSTLVLITSFGAAALLYLVTEELLKEAHEEKETTTSTSMFFLGFLIVLLLK, from the coding sequence ATGAACTTTAGCAATTTTAGCAATTATATATCAACTTTACAAAATGTGCTGATATATTTATCTATTCCAATATTTACAATTGTACTAAGCAGCATTGCGTTTAAATTTGTAGCTTTAAATTCCCATTCAAAAAGTATAATTCAGCATTTTAGTGCTGGTGTGGTATTTGCAGCTTTGGCAGTTGAATTAATTCCCGAATTGTATAGCACCCCATTTAAACTTCAATTAATAATAGGTTATGTTATTGGAACTGCTTTAATGCTAATTATACAAAAGGTATTTAGCAATAATCACTCTCATGACAGCAAGTCGACTACCTCACTATTAATTGCCGTAGCTATCGATGTTTTTATCGATGGATTACTAGTGGGAATAAGTTTTGCCATAAGTGTAGCGAAAGGGCTAATAATTAGCATTGCCTTATCATTAGAACTGCTATTTTTAATTTTATCAGTTGACGCAACTTTACAAAAATCTGGTAAAAATTTTCTTTCAATTTTAATAATAAACATTTGTTTTGCCATATTAGTATTTAGTGGTTCAGCTTTAGGGCTTACATTTTTGGATGCTTCAAAATCCACTTTAGTATTGATAACATCATTTGGCGCAGCTGCACTGCTATATTTAGTTACTGAAGAATTACTTAAAGAGGCGCATGAAGAAAAGGAAACAACAACCTCAACATCTATGTTTTTCTTGGGGTTTTTAATCGTCTTATTGTTAAAGTGA
- a CDS encoding division/cell wall cluster transcriptional repressor MraZ: MNNGSTIFLSTYEGKIDDKNRISIPASFRNILEYKASREIYAYSSFINECIEVCTFERISNLQNFLEGMELFSDKRDAIATAVLADCVPMQLDSKGRVSLPERLVNFAKFNKKVFFVGKGLTFEIWDKDKFNAYYKKARQIAKETSFSSPKIKEIE, encoded by the coding sequence ATGAACAACGGTAGCACCATTTTTCTCTCAACTTATGAGGGTAAAATAGATGATAAAAATAGAATTTCCATTCCAGCAAGCTTTAGAAATATCTTGGAATATAAAGCTAGTAGGGAGATTTATGCGTATAGTTCTTTTATTAATGAGTGCATTGAGGTATGTACTTTTGAAAGAATAAGTAACTTACAAAATTTTTTAGAAGGTATGGAGCTATTTTCAGATAAAAGAGATGCAATTGCAACTGCAGTTCTTGCTGATTGCGTTCCTATGCAACTAGATTCAAAAGGTAGAGTATCACTCCCAGAAAGATTAGTTAATTTTGCAAAATTCAATAAAAAAGTATTTTTTGTGGGAAAAGGCTTAACATTTGAAATTTGGGACAAGGATAAATTTAATGCTTACTATAAAAAAGCGAGACAAATTGCGAAAGAAACCTCATTTTCGTCTCCAAAAATAAAAGAAATAGAATAA
- a CDS encoding peptidoglycan D,D-transpeptidase FtsI family protein, with translation MSSIKIIYINEKSDCDVIKTSHRRVQIVFFSTFIILLTLILRIFDLSIFSYSDLQNIHDVETKVNIRNNIVDRNGIILASTLPTASAYIYPKHFTNSIESLKTISKVIDINITELENKLVKNTHFIWLKRHLTPLEQQKLHNLGIPGIHFINDQKRIYPHGNLFSHLVGLVDIDNNGVSGIESSFNIDLNNSTKPNIQTSLDARVQYAVKQELSDAIKLHDAIGGTAIIMDVNTGELISSVSLPDFNPYDIKEISNKKLFNQATLGVYEMGSVLKPVTLAIGIDSGKINLTDSFDVSTPIKIGSYKIGDYRGKGGILSIPEILMYSSNIGVSHIIKEVGIAKQKEYFKKLGLLTKINVEVPEKSSPIFPTDRRWKELTSITMSFGHGISITPIHLIQTFSAIVNKGILRKATIIKDKNNQDNGIQVFKPQTSLLMNKILRLTATNGFAKQANVDEYLVGAKTGTAEKIINGRYSKKINIALCEAAFPMNDPKYAVLILIDEPKQNSINHGFATGGMVAAPVVSSIISKIAPILGVAPMDHNDPKISNALYIDYKPMYKRFAKR, from the coding sequence ATGAGCAGTATAAAAATAATATACATAAATGAAAAATCTGATTGCGATGTCATTAAAACAAGTCATAGACGGGTACAAATTGTATTTTTCAGTACGTTCATAATATTACTTACATTGATATTAAGAATTTTTGATTTATCAATTTTTAGCTATAGTGATTTACAAAATATTCATGATGTTGAAACCAAAGTAAATATCAGAAATAATATTGTTGATAGAAATGGAATCATTCTAGCATCAACACTACCTACAGCATCAGCATACATATATCCAAAACATTTTACTAACTCAATTGAATCACTAAAAACTATCTCAAAAGTTATTGATATAAACATTACCGAATTAGAAAATAAGCTTGTAAAAAATACCCATTTTATATGGCTGAAACGTCATTTAACACCGTTAGAACAACAGAAATTACACAACTTAGGAATTCCAGGTATACATTTTATAAACGACCAAAAAAGAATTTATCCACATGGAAATTTATTTTCACATTTGGTGGGGCTCGTAGACATAGATAATAATGGTGTATCCGGTATAGAATCCTCTTTTAATATCGATTTAAATAACTCGACAAAACCAAATATTCAAACAAGCCTGGATGCAAGGGTGCAATATGCTGTAAAACAAGAACTAAGTGATGCGATAAAATTACATGATGCAATTGGTGGTACTGCCATAATAATGGACGTAAACACAGGAGAACTAATTAGTTCCGTTAGTTTGCCAGATTTTAATCCGTATGATATTAAAGAAATTTCAAATAAAAAATTATTTAACCAGGCAACTCTAGGCGTATATGAGATGGGATCAGTATTAAAACCTGTTACTCTAGCTATAGGCATAGATTCTGGTAAAATTAACCTAACAGATTCATTTGATGTATCCACGCCTATCAAAATTGGTAGTTATAAAATTGGAGATTATAGAGGTAAAGGTGGAATTTTATCAATTCCTGAAATTTTAATGTACTCATCAAATATTGGGGTTTCTCATATCATTAAAGAAGTTGGCATTGCAAAGCAAAAGGAATATTTTAAAAAATTGGGATTGCTAACAAAAATTAATGTTGAAGTTCCGGAAAAATCTAGTCCAATATTTCCAACCGATAGAAGATGGAAAGAACTTACTTCAATTACAATGAGTTTTGGACATGGCATATCTATAACTCCAATCCATCTAATTCAAACTTTTTCAGCCATAGTAAATAAGGGAATTCTTAGAAAGGCTACCATAATAAAGGATAAAAATAACCAAGATAATGGAATACAAGTATTTAAACCTCAAACCTCATTATTAATGAATAAAATCTTGAGATTAACTGCAACAAATGGCTTTGCAAAACAAGCTAATGTAGATGAATATTTAGTAGGAGCAAAAACTGGAACAGCAGAAAAGATTATTAATGGCAGATATAGTAAAAAAATAAACATAGCATTATGTGAAGCAGCATTTCCTATGAATGATCCAAAATATGCAGTTTTAATTCTTATTGATGAACCAAAACAAAATAGTATTAATCATGGTTTTGCAACAGGTGGTATGGTTGCTGCGCCAGTGGTCTCAAGTATAATATCTAAAATTGCTCCAATATTAGGTGTAGCACCAATGGACCATAATGACCCTAAAATCAGTAATGCACTTTATATCGACTATAAGCCGATGTATAAAAGATTTGCCAAACGTTAA